From Fusarium oxysporum f. sp. lycopersici 4287 chromosome 10, whole genome shotgun sequence:
TGTAAGATTCGTACACAGTTTGTCACTTACGCTCCACATCGCGCAGAAAACATGGCTTCCTGTACTCTCCAGACCAACGGGGGCCTCATCCGGTACACTCGGCGTGATGATAGCTGCATACTGCGAGGCAATAAAGTCGAAGACAGGCCTCATGGCAGCCAATTTGTCGCTAGCCATCAGTTGCGTCTTGCGAGTGAAATTGTCGGAGTTCTCGACGTGCTCAATCAAGACTTGGCCGATTTGGTCTTTTCCAACTCTATACTCTGGTAGGAAAGAGGTACGGCCCTCGGTGTGAAGCCCAATACGATACCACTCTGGCACATCATCGAATGCCGaaggaagctcaagctcatgTACTTCTGCGCCATGGGATCTGAGAAGATCTGCAGCGCGGGCGAGAGCGTCTTGGGTTCCAGGACCAGCCATTGGCCAGATGCTCGTCTTACAGATTGCGAAACGTGCCCCTACGATGCCTTGAAAAGAACgatcttcgtcttcgtcatcttgaAGAGCAAAGACATCGGCCAGAAGGACCAGATCTTCGACACATCGTCCATACCATCCAAGAGTGTCGTACATCAGAGCGTATATCTTCTGACCTTCGCGAGATACAGAGTTCCAGGTTGGCTTGAACCCATAAATCCCATTGAATGATGCAGGACGAATCATGGATCCGCCTGTCTGTGTCCCAAGGGCCATGGGGGCTTGGAAATCGGCAACAGCAGCTCCGGAGCCGCTGGATGATCCGCCCGGAGTGCGTAGAGGATCATGAGGATTGTGGGTCTTGGGGCCGACATGGATAGCAGCAAACTCGGTGGTAGTTGTTTTACCTAGCCTGTTAGATGCAAGTGTGCAAAGCGTATATAGAACATACCGAAGATGAGGGCACCGGCATGACGAAGGATTCGTACGGAAGCAGCATCTGTCTCAGGGAAATGGCCATCATATAGTGGCGAGTTGAACTGAGTAGGCATGTCTATACGATAGTAAGCTCCAGTCATAGTGTCGGATATAAGCTTGGCCAACTAACCCTTTGTGTAAATGACATCCTTCACAGCGATTGGGAGTCCATGAAGAGGTCCTCTATTTTTCTTAGGGATCTCATCTAGAAGTCTTGCTTCCTGCACGACCCTTTTCTCATCCAGGTATGCCCAAGCTTTGACGTCTTCATCGCGTGCCTTGATCCTTTCAAGTAAAGACTCGGCATACTCTTGGACTGACATCTCATCAGCCTGGATCTTCCCAAGAGCTTCAAAAGCCGTGAGTTTCCATGGCTCGATATGATGAGTTTTGGAAGGAGACATTGCTTTTTCTTGGTCCCTCTACTGTGGAGTCTTGCTTTTGCATACAACTAGTGTTAGGGAGTTCAGACAGTCTAGT
This genomic window contains:
- a CDS encoding amidase, with product MSPSKTHHIEPWKLTAFEALGKIQADEMSVQEYAESLLERIKARDEDVKAWAYLDEKRVVQEARLLDEIPKKNRGPLHGLPIAVKDVIYTKDMPTQFNSPLYDGHFPETDAASVRILRHAGALIFGKTTTTEFAAIHVGPKTHNPHDPLRTPGGSSSGSGAAVADFQAPMALGTQTGGSMIRPASFNGIYGFKPTWNSVSREGQKIYALMYDTLGWYGRCVEDLVLLADVFALQDDEDEDRSFQGIVGARFAICKTSIWPMAGPGTQDALARAADLLRSHGAEVHELELPSAFDDVPEWYRIGLHTEGRTSFLPEYRVGKDQIGQVLIEHVENSDNFTRKTQLMASDKLAAMRPVFDFIASQYAAIITPSVPDEAPVGLESTGSHVFCAMWSGLHVPVLNVPGFKGDHGMPIGLSLVAPRYRDRHLLEVGKAVGEIFEAEGGWETKIE